From the Burkholderia glumae LMG 2196 = ATCC 33617 genome, one window contains:
- the fliI gene encoding flagellar protein export ATPase FliI: MTAPAPVPSARPAPAAAAIAANPHIAHWRGRLGALRELGALALPLRPCGRLTRAAGLVLEATGLRLAVGSECIIELPPGSTLPVAEAEVVGFAGDRLFLMPTTEVAGVLPGARVWPLERAPVADPMTGAKRLPVGWQMLGRVVDASGRPLDRLGPLGSELDAPLSAPTINPLEREPIHHVLDVGVRAINALLTVGRGQRMGLFAGSGVGKSVLLGTMARYTSAEVIVIGLIGERGREVKEFIEQILGEDGLARSVVVAAPADVSPLLRMQGAAYATSLAEYFRDQGKHVLLLMDSLTRYAMAQREIALAIGEPPATKGYPPSVFAKLPALVERTGNGPEGGGSITAFYTVLTEGDDQQDPIADSARAILDGHIVLSRQLAEAGHYPAIDIEQSISRAMTALIDDRHLDRVRRFKQMLSRYQRNRDLIAVGAYAAGRDAQLDRAIALYPRIEAFLQQGFRECAPFASCMAALDALFPGEGG; encoded by the coding sequence ATGACCGCACCCGCACCCGTGCCCAGCGCCCGCCCGGCTCCGGCCGCCGCCGCGATCGCCGCCAACCCGCACATCGCCCACTGGCGCGGCCGGCTCGGCGCGCTGCGCGAGCTCGGCGCGCTGGCGCTGCCGCTGCGCCCGTGCGGGCGCCTCACGCGTGCCGCCGGCCTGGTGCTGGAAGCCACCGGGCTGCGGCTCGCGGTGGGCTCGGAATGCATCATCGAGCTGCCGCCCGGCAGCACGCTGCCGGTGGCCGAGGCCGAAGTGGTGGGCTTCGCCGGCGACCGCCTGTTCCTGATGCCGACCACCGAAGTCGCCGGCGTGCTGCCCGGCGCGCGCGTCTGGCCGCTCGAACGCGCGCCGGTGGCCGACCCGATGACGGGCGCCAAGCGCCTGCCGGTCGGCTGGCAGATGCTCGGCCGCGTGGTCGATGCCTCGGGCCGTCCGCTCGACCGGCTCGGCCCGCTCGGCTCGGAGCTCGACGCGCCGCTGTCGGCGCCCACCATCAATCCGCTCGAACGCGAGCCGATCCACCACGTGCTCGACGTCGGCGTGCGCGCCATCAACGCGCTGCTGACGGTCGGCCGCGGCCAGCGCATGGGCCTGTTCGCGGGCTCGGGCGTCGGCAAGTCGGTGCTGCTCGGCACCATGGCGCGCTACACCAGCGCCGAGGTGATCGTGATCGGCCTGATCGGCGAGCGCGGCCGCGAAGTGAAGGAATTCATCGAGCAGATCCTCGGCGAGGACGGTCTGGCACGCTCGGTGGTGGTGGCCGCGCCGGCCGACGTCTCGCCGCTGTTGCGGATGCAGGGCGCCGCCTACGCCACCTCGCTCGCCGAATACTTCCGCGACCAGGGCAAGCACGTGCTGCTGCTGATGGATTCGCTCACGCGCTATGCGATGGCGCAGCGCGAGATCGCGCTGGCGATCGGCGAGCCGCCTGCCACCAAGGGCTATCCGCCGTCGGTGTTCGCCAAGCTGCCGGCGCTCGTCGAGCGCACCGGCAACGGCCCCGAGGGCGGCGGCTCGATCACCGCGTTCTATACGGTGCTGACCGAGGGCGACGACCAGCAGGACCCGATCGCCGATTCGGCGCGCGCGATCCTCGACGGCCACATCGTGCTGTCGCGCCAGCTCGCCGAGGCCGGCCACTATCCGGCGATCGACATCGAGCAGTCGATCAGCCGCGCGATGACCGCGCTGATCGACGACCGCCATCTCGATCGCGTGCGCCGCTTCAAGCAGATGCTCTCGCGCTACCAGCGCAACCGCGACCTGATCGCGGTGGGCGCCTACGCGGCGGGGCGCGACGCGCAGCTCGACCGCGCCATCGCGCTCTATCCTCGCATCGAGGCGTTCCTGCAGCAGGGCTTTCGCGAGTGCGCGCCGTTCGCGTCCTGCATGGCCGCGCTCGATGCGCTGTTCCCGGGTGAAGGAGGCTGA
- the fliH gene encoding flagellar assembly protein FliH yields the protein MSERARAGAPKLTAYQRWEMASFDPKPPPSEEDNGEAAAAALALELQRVRDAAHAEGMASGQAEGHALGHRAGYDTGYAEGLEIGRAEMRAEAVKLATLAASFSEALLGARDGLADELAQLALDIAQQVVRQHVQLDPSTVLAAAREALAAEPALAGAPQLVVSPADLPVVEAYLQDELDALGWSVRTDPAIERGGCRAQAASGEIDATLPTRWERVAAALGHTSEW from the coding sequence ATGTCTGAACGCGCGCGCGCCGGTGCCCCCAAGCTCACCGCGTACCAGCGGTGGGAGATGGCATCGTTCGATCCGAAACCGCCGCCGTCCGAGGAGGACAACGGCGAGGCGGCCGCGGCCGCGCTCGCGCTCGAATTGCAGCGCGTGCGCGACGCCGCGCACGCCGAAGGCATGGCGAGCGGCCAGGCCGAGGGCCATGCGCTCGGCCACCGCGCCGGCTACGACACCGGCTACGCCGAGGGCCTCGAGATCGGCCGCGCCGAAATGCGCGCCGAGGCGGTCAAGCTCGCCACCCTGGCCGCCTCGTTCAGCGAGGCGCTGCTGGGCGCGCGCGACGGCCTGGCCGACGAGCTCGCCCAGCTCGCCCTCGACATCGCGCAGCAGGTGGTGCGCCAGCACGTGCAGCTCGACCCCAGCACGGTGCTGGCCGCCGCGCGCGAGGCGCTGGCCGCCGAGCCCGCGCTCGCCGGCGCGCCGCAGCTGGTGGTGAGCCCCGCCGACCTGCCCGTCGTCGAGGCCTATCTGCAGGACGAACTCGACGCGCTCGGCTGGAGCGTGCGCACCGATCCGGCCATCGAGCGCGGCGGCTGCCGCGCCCAGGCCGCCTCCGGCGAGATCGACGCGACGCTGCCCACGCGCTGGGAGCGCGTGGCGGCCGCGCTCGGCCACACGAGCGAATGGTGA